Proteins encoded in a region of the Lysobacterales bacterium genome:
- a CDS encoding DEAD/DEAH box helicase — MDLPQPVLLVQPSLVRAGKRGGFANPVAIELGQVGGPSPKPPGGYSAEQLERLAALGLGAEPLYGLTRAERHFLPVRSAHQARALLALAAEWPLLLERASGQRLTLGPKRGLELDWLDLDDGSQRLYCRVIDAPGALVLEGEALLYLDRNRGEFGALDADPKLPGLLSSAPALLPEHVDHVGERLKKLSQLPGLPPPRARGSVQLLQAPPIPVLELREQRVVGRNGHRQVASARLSFAYPPLLLPPVGARQVERHYHQGEVYEVHRSAAAELAALERLNELGLRAADDEFGAAMAASQDFSPEDFVLPRGRAGHADAEHWQPLLPRLEDAGFEVRFARDYPARVLDGSEGWLAEVDEDAGGAWFNLSLGIEIGGERIDLMPVLRHVLADPDFPRRPGPREPDNATYVAPLDANRRIRLPLKRLRALLEPLLEWLEDSSNREGPIRLGRAQSTLVEELTGASLVWRGAAPLYQQLEQLRSRRVQVDPPTDFGAELRPYQRDGLDWLGFLAAAKLGGILADDMGLGKTVQVLAHVLVEKQAGRLPDPVLVVAPTSLVLNWRNEARRFCPQLKVLVLHGSQREALFESMAEFDLVITTYPLLPRDREVLVAQPFSLLVLDEAQTIKNVRTQAAQVVRELNVSRRLAMTGTPLENHLGELWAQMDAVEPGVLGSERQFNRLYRTPIEKQADIERQQRLNRRIAPLMLRRRKQDVLTDLPPKTEILREVELEGRQRELYETLRLVQHERVREAIAERGLAQSGIIVLDALLKLRQVCCDPRLVKLAHARSVEDSAKLDLLLDLLDSLLAEGRRVLVFSQFAEMLALIEQALNERGIQPLVLTGQTRDRTSLVERFQAGEVPVFLISLKAGGVGLNLTAADTVIHYDPWWNPAVESQATDRAHRIGQDKPVFVYRLICAGTVEEKIQNLQQAKAQLAQAVLDGGTSTKVAFGEDDLAELFAPLL; from the coding sequence ATGGACCTGCCGCAGCCGGTGCTGCTGGTGCAGCCCAGCTTGGTGCGCGCGGGCAAGCGCGGCGGCTTTGCCAACCCGGTGGCGATCGAACTCGGCCAGGTCGGTGGGCCCAGCCCCAAGCCGCCCGGTGGCTACTCGGCCGAACAGCTGGAGCGGCTGGCCGCGCTGGGCCTGGGCGCGGAGCCGCTGTACGGGCTGACCCGCGCCGAGCGCCACTTCCTGCCGGTGCGTTCTGCACATCAGGCGCGCGCGCTGCTGGCGCTGGCGGCCGAATGGCCGCTGCTGCTGGAGCGCGCCTCGGGCCAGCGGCTCACGCTGGGGCCGAAGCGCGGGCTGGAGCTCGACTGGCTGGATCTGGACGACGGCAGCCAGCGCCTGTACTGCCGCGTCATCGACGCGCCCGGCGCGCTGGTGCTGGAGGGCGAGGCGCTGCTCTACCTGGACCGCAACCGCGGCGAGTTCGGCGCGCTCGATGCCGACCCCAAGCTGCCGGGCCTGCTGTCCAGCGCGCCCGCGCTGCTGCCCGAACACGTCGATCACGTTGGCGAGCGCCTGAAGAAGCTGAGCCAGCTGCCCGGCCTGCCGCCGCCGCGCGCGCGCGGCAGCGTGCAGCTGCTGCAGGCGCCGCCGATTCCGGTGCTCGAGCTGCGCGAGCAGCGCGTGGTCGGCCGCAACGGCCACCGCCAGGTCGCCAGCGCGCGGCTGTCCTTCGCCTACCCGCCGCTGCTGCTGCCGCCGGTGGGCGCGCGGCAGGTTGAGCGGCATTACCACCAGGGTGAGGTCTACGAAGTGCATCGCTCGGCGGCGGCCGAACTGGCCGCGCTGGAGCGCTTGAACGAGCTGGGCCTGCGCGCCGCCGACGACGAGTTCGGCGCGGCGATGGCCGCCAGCCAGGACTTCAGCCCCGAAGATTTCGTGCTGCCGCGCGGCCGCGCCGGCCACGCCGACGCCGAGCACTGGCAGCCGCTGCTGCCGCGGCTGGAAGACGCCGGCTTCGAGGTGCGCTTCGCCCGCGACTACCCGGCGCGCGTGCTCGACGGCAGCGAGGGCTGGCTGGCCGAAGTCGATGAGGACGCCGGCGGCGCCTGGTTCAACCTGAGCCTGGGCATCGAGATCGGCGGCGAGCGCATCGATCTGATGCCGGTGCTGCGGCATGTGCTGGCTGACCCGGATTTTCCGCGCCGCCCCGGCCCGCGCGAGCCGGACAACGCGACCTACGTGGCGCCGCTGGATGCCAATCGCCGCATCCGCCTGCCGCTGAAGCGCCTGCGTGCGCTGCTCGAGCCCTTGCTCGAATGGCTGGAAGACAGCTCGAACCGCGAGGGCCCGATCCGCCTGGGCCGCGCGCAGAGCACCCTGGTCGAAGAGCTGACCGGCGCCAGCCTGGTCTGGCGCGGAGCCGCCCCGCTGTACCAGCAGCTGGAGCAGCTGCGCAGCCGCCGCGTGCAGGTCGACCCGCCGACCGATTTCGGCGCCGAGCTGCGCCCGTATCAGCGCGATGGTCTGGACTGGCTGGGCTTTCTGGCAGCCGCCAAGCTGGGCGGCATCCTCGCCGACGACATGGGCCTGGGCAAAACCGTTCAGGTGCTGGCGCATGTGCTGGTGGAGAAGCAGGCCGGGCGCCTGCCCGACCCGGTGCTGGTGGTGGCGCCGACTTCGCTGGTGCTGAACTGGCGCAACGAGGCGCGGCGCTTCTGCCCGCAGCTGAAGGTGCTGGTGCTGCACGGCAGCCAGCGCGAGGCCCTGTTCGAGTCGATGGCCGAGTTCGATCTGGTCATCACCACCTACCCGCTGCTGCCGCGCGATCGCGAAGTGCTGGTGGCCCAGCCCTTCTCGCTGCTGGTGCTGGACGAGGCGCAGACCATCAAGAACGTGCGCACCCAGGCCGCGCAGGTGGTTCGCGAGCTGAACGTCAGCCGCCGGCTGGCGATGACCGGCACGCCGCTGGAGAACCACTTGGGCGAGCTGTGGGCGCAGATGGATGCGGTCGAGCCCGGCGTGCTCGGCAGCGAGCGCCAGTTCAATCGCTTGTACCGCACGCCGATCGAGAAGCAGGCCGACATCGAGCGCCAGCAGCGGCTGAATCGGCGCATCGCGCCGCTGATGCTGCGCCGGCGCAAGCAGGACGTGCTGACCGACCTGCCGCCGAAGACGGAGATCCTGCGTGAGGTCGAGCTGGAAGGCCGGCAGCGCGAGCTGTACGAAACCCTGCGCCTGGTGCAGCACGAGCGCGTGCGCGAGGCGATCGCCGAACGCGGCCTCGCCCAGAGCGGCATCATCGTGCTCGATGCCCTGCTGAAGCTGCGCCAGGTCTGCTGCGATCCGCGCCTGGTCAAGCTGGCGCATGCGCGCAGCGTCGAGGACTCGGCCAAGCTCGACCTGCTGCTCGATCTGCTCGACAGCCTGCTGGCCGAAGGCCGCCGCGTGCTGGTGTTCAGCCAGTTCGCCGAGATGCTGGCGCTGATCGAGCAGGCGCTGAACGAACGCGGCATCCAGCCGCTGGTGCTGACCGGACAGACCCGCGACCGCACCAGCCTGGTCGAGCGCTTCCAGGCCGGCGAGGTGCCGGTGTTCCTGATCAGCCTGAAGGCCGGCGGCGTCGGCCTGAACCTGACCGCCGCCGACACCGTGATCCACTACGACCCCTGGTGGAACCCGGCGGTGGAATCGCAGGCCACCGACCGCGCCCACCGCATCGGCCAGGACAAGCCGGTGTTCGTGTACCGATTGATCTGCGCGGGCACGGTCGAGGAGAAGATCCAGAACCTTCAGCAGGCCAAGGCGCAGCTGGCGCAGGCCGTGCTGGACGGCGGCACCAGCACCAAGGTGGCCTTCGGCGAGGACGATCTGGCGGAGCTGTTTGCGCCCCTGCTCTGA